One window from the genome of Brienomyrus brachyistius isolate T26 unplaced genomic scaffold, BBRACH_0.4 scaffold74, whole genome shotgun sequence encodes:
- the LOC125726686 gene encoding peptidase inhibitor 16-like isoform X2, translated as MRDMWVPLFCTLLGRISFTGGHQLTSEEKHTIVELHNHYRSQVMPTAANMRNLSWNTSLESVAKDYAVQCIWDHNPNLEDTGENLYITSGALNISKALTSWYEEHHSFTYKNNSCVEEQMCGHYTQVVWADTDTIGCASHTCDTVKGISLHHTVILVCNYFPRGNYEDEFPYQEGKPCTQCPDKIQKCKNNICGEDGSTMEVDPINESPVTEVAQTRIYLDRQQTPYVAYTGEDGSTMEVDPINESPVTEVAQTRIYLYRPQASYGAVMTTAWLTVFVTTLLSFVLCLDSAT; from the exons ATGAGGGACATGTGGGTGCCTCTATTCTGCACCCTGCTGGGGAGGATCAGTTTCACTGGAGGCCACCAGCTGACTTCAGAGGAAAAGCATACAATCGTGGAATTGCACAACCACTATCGGAGTCAGGTGATGCCCACTGCAGCAAATATGCGGAATCTG AGCTGGAACACTTCTCTGGAGTCTGTTGCAAAAGATTATGCTGTCCAGTGCATATGGGATCATAATCCCAACCTTGAGGATACTGGAGAAAACCTGTATATCACCAGTGGGGCCCTAAACATCAGCAAAGCATTAACCAGCTGGTATGAAGAACACCACTCCTTCACCTACAAGAATAACAGCTGTGTCGAGGAACAGATGTGTGGACACTACACACAG GTCGTGTGGGCAGATACAGACACCATTGGTTGTGCATCTCATACCTGTGATACGGTGAAGGGCATTTCTTTGCATCACACTGTCATATTGGTCTGTAACTACTTCCCACG GGGAAATTATGAAGATGAGTTTCCCTACCAAGAGGGGAAGCCATGTACTCAGTGTCCAGACAAGatacaaaaatgcaaaaacaatatCTGTG GTGAAGACGGGAGCACCATGGAAGTTGACCCCATCAACGAGAGTCCAGTGACAGAGGTGGCACAAACCAGGATCTACTTGGACAGACAGCAGACACCTTATG TGGCCTACACAGGTGAAGATGGGAGCACCATGGAGGTTGACCCCATCAACGAGAGTCCAGTGACAGAGGTGGCACAAACCAGGATCTACTTGTACAGACCGCAAGCATCTTATGGTGCGGTCATGACTACTGCTTGGTTAACAGTTTTTGTCACCACTTTGCTGTCCTTTGTGCTGTGTTTGGACTCAGCGACATAA
- the LOC125726686 gene encoding peptidase inhibitor 16-like isoform X3 — MRDMWVPLFCTLLGRISFTGGHQLTSEEKHTIVELHNHYRSQVMPTAANMRNLSWNTSLESVAKDYAVQCIWDHNPNLEDTGENLYITSGALNISKALTSWYEEHHSFTYKNNSCVEEQMCGHYTQVVWADTDTIGCASHTCDTVKGISLHHTVILVCNYFPRGNYEDEFPYQEGKPCTQCPDKIQKCKNNICVAYTGEDGSTMEVDPINESPVTEVAQTRIYLYRPQASYGAVMTTAWLTVFVTTLLSFVLCLDSAT, encoded by the exons ATGAGGGACATGTGGGTGCCTCTATTCTGCACCCTGCTGGGGAGGATCAGTTTCACTGGAGGCCACCAGCTGACTTCAGAGGAAAAGCATACAATCGTGGAATTGCACAACCACTATCGGAGTCAGGTGATGCCCACTGCAGCAAATATGCGGAATCTG AGCTGGAACACTTCTCTGGAGTCTGTTGCAAAAGATTATGCTGTCCAGTGCATATGGGATCATAATCCCAACCTTGAGGATACTGGAGAAAACCTGTATATCACCAGTGGGGCCCTAAACATCAGCAAAGCATTAACCAGCTGGTATGAAGAACACCACTCCTTCACCTACAAGAATAACAGCTGTGTCGAGGAACAGATGTGTGGACACTACACACAG GTCGTGTGGGCAGATACAGACACCATTGGTTGTGCATCTCATACCTGTGATACGGTGAAGGGCATTTCTTTGCATCACACTGTCATATTGGTCTGTAACTACTTCCCACG GGGAAATTATGAAGATGAGTTTCCCTACCAAGAGGGGAAGCCATGTACTCAGTGTCCAGACAAGatacaaaaatgcaaaaacaatatCTGTG TGGCCTACACAGGTGAAGATGGGAGCACCATGGAGGTTGACCCCATCAACGAGAGTCCAGTGACAGAGGTGGCACAAACCAGGATCTACTTGTACAGACCGCAAGCATCTTATGGTGCGGTCATGACTACTGCTTGGTTAACAGTTTTTGTCACCACTTTGCTGTCCTTTGTGCTGTGTTTGGACTCAGCGACATAA
- the LOC125726686 gene encoding peptidase inhibitor 16-like isoform X1, producing the protein MRDMWVPLFCTLLGRISFTGGHQLTSEEKHTIVELHNHYRSQVMPTAANMRNLSWNTSLESVAKDYAVQCIWDHNPNLEDTGENLYITSGALNISKALTSWYEEHHSFTYKNNSCVEEQMCGHYTQVVWADTDTIGCASHTCDTVKGISLHHTVILVCNYFPRGNYEDEFPYQEGKPCTQCPDKIQKCKNNICVAYTGEDGSTMEVDPINESPVTEVAQTRIYLDRQQTPYVAYTGEDGSTMEVDPINESPVTEVAQTRIYLYRPQASYGAVMTTAWLTVFVTTLLSFVLCLDSAT; encoded by the exons ATGAGGGACATGTGGGTGCCTCTATTCTGCACCCTGCTGGGGAGGATCAGTTTCACTGGAGGCCACCAGCTGACTTCAGAGGAAAAGCATACAATCGTGGAATTGCACAACCACTATCGGAGTCAGGTGATGCCCACTGCAGCAAATATGCGGAATCTG AGCTGGAACACTTCTCTGGAGTCTGTTGCAAAAGATTATGCTGTCCAGTGCATATGGGATCATAATCCCAACCTTGAGGATACTGGAGAAAACCTGTATATCACCAGTGGGGCCCTAAACATCAGCAAAGCATTAACCAGCTGGTATGAAGAACACCACTCCTTCACCTACAAGAATAACAGCTGTGTCGAGGAACAGATGTGTGGACACTACACACAG GTCGTGTGGGCAGATACAGACACCATTGGTTGTGCATCTCATACCTGTGATACGGTGAAGGGCATTTCTTTGCATCACACTGTCATATTGGTCTGTAACTACTTCCCACG GGGAAATTATGAAGATGAGTTTCCCTACCAAGAGGGGAAGCCATGTACTCAGTGTCCAGACAAGatacaaaaatgcaaaaacaatatCTGTG TGGCCTACACAGGTGAAGACGGGAGCACCATGGAAGTTGACCCCATCAACGAGAGTCCAGTGACAGAGGTGGCACAAACCAGGATCTACTTGGACAGACAGCAGACACCTTATG TGGCCTACACAGGTGAAGATGGGAGCACCATGGAGGTTGACCCCATCAACGAGAGTCCAGTGACAGAGGTGGCACAAACCAGGATCTACTTGTACAGACCGCAAGCATCTTATGGTGCGGTCATGACTACTGCTTGGTTAACAGTTTTTGTCACCACTTTGCTGTCCTTTGTGCTGTGTTTGGACTCAGCGACATAA